CGATGGTGTTTCCACACTGGCTCTGGTAGCCCCTGAGGTCTCTTctccctgtgacttatttctaGACGCCTGTTACCCCATGACCAGTACTCCTGGGACTCAGAAGGAGCCTCGGGCTGAGGAACTATCCCCTACAGCTCTGGGTCCTACACTGGAGCCAGGAGGATGGTCCTGCCAGCCCGTTTCTTTACCTGGCTCTTTTCCTGCTGGGGAGTCACCTGACCAAGAAGCAGCTCAGGATAGCCAGCAGGAGGGATCTGAGCCTGGGAAGGGGACGGTGTTCGGTGTGGGGACTGAGATGGCCTCTGCCAGTACATCCGGGACTCCTCCAAGGACACCAGACTCTGCCCCTTCCAGTTCTGCTGAAGTTTCCCCCAGCACAACTACATCATCATCTGCCAGCTCCCCACTTGCCTCTCCCAGGAGGGAGCCGTCTCTTGCTGCACGTTCTCTAGAAACCTCCAGAGCATCTGTTTGGACCAACAGGGCATCTCACTGTGGGGCTTTGGAGACTCCTGCTGCTGCCCTCCATGGCTTCCCCTCTGCAGAGGCCGCCGTGGAAATCTCCACCAGCTCCAGTTGGGCCAGCCCTCAGAGCCCCCCCAGCCACCCTACAGGGGCTGTCCAGCACCTGAGGAGCAACTCCTTCCCGGGCTCTCATAGGACAGAGCCGACTCCGGACCTGCTGGGAATATCACTTTCCTTCTCCCATTCAGAGTTGCCCCAGAGGCCCCCCAAACCTGCCGTCTCTGGCTCTGTGATTCCAAGAAGGGACAGGAAAGGTGGTAGGGACCACAGGATCATTCCAGAATCCCCTAGTTCATTATCCACTCTGGGGCAAGACTCCCAAGAATTCACTTCAAATCCAGAAATGTCCAGCAGTCCCCACAGCAGCCACCCGTGGGGCTCCCCACACACTTCAGCCTTTTCCCCAGGGCCTCCTGCCTAtggctcttccccaccccttgtCTCTGTAGATACGAGGATCCATGAACCTCTGCCCCCTCCTACCCCAGAGAAGAGGCATGTCCAACCCTCCATGGTGGAAAGAGACAGCCATCTCCATGCAGGGGTTTCCACACTGAAGCGGTGTGCCCATCCTCTTCCATTGGCCCCTGGTTTGGGGCTACATGGCCCCCCCAAAGGCCCACTTCCCCCAGTTCCTGACCCCCTTGTGGCAAGGCAGCACCGACCTCTGCCCTCTATCCCAGACACGCCCCACCCTCCTCAGACCTCATTCTCCCGCAAACTGAGATACAACAAGCCATTACCCCCAACCCCTGATTTGTCCCAGTCCCACCATCCTGTTTCTTTTAGTAGTGCAAGGATCTACAGGCCTCTACCCCCTGTCCCTATTATGGATCCCCCCACTGAACCACCCCCATTACCCCCAAAGtccagggggaggagcaggagcaCTCAGGGAGGACTCACGAATTCAGGGGGTCAGGGCAAGCCAAGGCCTGTTTTTCAAGAGTGGACAGTCTCCACTCCCCATTCTGTTGGACGTACCTCCTGGCCCCCAGCTATGGGTCGGTCGACAGACTCTTTGGCTTCTACCAGCAGGAATAAGAGTGAAGTGTCCCCTGGCATGGCTTTCAGCAACATGGCAACCCTTCTGAGTCCCTCTTCCCCAACCACGCCCTGGAATCTGGAGCTCCAGGGACCTGCCTCTGAACCAGGACCCTCAGAAGAGTCTGAGGCCCCTGGCAGAGGATCTTCGAGAAGAACAGCCCCTCAGGGAGGAGCCAATGGCCTGAGGAGGTTGGATCGAGGCCAAGCAAGGCAGTCAGACAAACTCAGCCATCCCCACCTGGAGAAGGCATCCAGCTGGCCCCACAGGCGAGACCCAGGGAGACCCCCGGAGGGCGGCAGCGGGCAGGTTGCAGACCCTGGTGAGGGGTCCAGTAAGCACAAGGGCTGGAATCGGCAAGGCCTGCGCAGGCCTTCTATCTTGCCTGAGGGCTCTTCAGGTGAGCAAAGAGCAGGGGTCATGGGGACACTCGTGTCAGACCACGCTTTCTCCAGCTCTTTCCACCTCACTCATCTTCTGTCCCCAGGGcttctgctcttccctctgctggCTTCACTCATCCACATACCCAACCTCAACTCAGAGTGTTGTGGTGCTCACTGGAGCACtctgccttctccttcccctctacCCCTGTCACCCGCCATGGTGTtcttttattgtgtttgtttttcccaaCTCTTCGGCTCGGTGTCCTCCTAGTAGTAGAGAAAACTTCCTCTTCTTGTCTTCTGACGCCAGGGACAAGGACATTACCCGGCAATAGTGTCCTCGCATGCTTTCTGCTTGGGCACTGTCCTCCCGGCTGAGCCCTCCTATCCCCCCAGATGCCTACGTCTCCCACTTTaggtctttcctgctttggccGTCAGAGTGTGCCTCTAAAACCCCATTACTTCACCATTTCCATTTTCAGAGACGAAAGGTCCAGCCGTAGAAAAATCCCCTGGCTCTTCAGACACCATCGTTTTTCGGTGAGTCATGTTTTCTCCTAATAGACACACTTGTACTGTCTTTTCTGAGGATACCGAGATTTCCATTAGTTGCCAGGGGTTCTGGGACCCTGTCTCTtccagagatggggaggggaagagacataGACCAGGATTCCAGAGCAAGGGCATCTTTTATCTTCCTGGTTCCGTCAGCTGGGTCTGAATCTCCCATCCTCCTAGGTAGGCCCGTTAGCCATGAACTAACCGCCCCGTAAAAGTTCAGTATGTCTTCCAGAAAAGCTCTGAACTGCCTAAAAATGGGTCGGGCCACAGCTTGCCTTTTCAGGGGATTCAGCCCTGACACCCCAGCACACATCCCAGAAATCAGAGACTACCTCATCTGTAGTCACCTGGGGCTTCTCTGCCTCAGTGGCCAGCAAGCACCCCAGAGCCCTTCTTGCCTCCACAGGGAGAAGAAACCAAAGGAGGTGTTGGCAGGCTTTTCAAGACGCTGCTCGAAGCTCGTCAACTCCTGTGAGTACCTTGAAACAAAACCGTAGACCCGCGTGGCTTGCTGCCCAGCACTGGCGCTCGTGGCTCCCCACTGCGGGGTGGTGATATCTGCGGGGGAGAGGATTGCCAGGAGAGCCAGAAGCAGTTTGACGgcttctgtctctgtgcctcagcatccctgtctctctcgttctctccctctgccgTGCTGCCTCGCCCCTGCAGCCCATCTGCTTTACCAGGAGTACAGCGATGTGGTTCTGAACAAGGAGATTCAGAGCCAGCAGCGGCTGGACAGCCTGGGAGAGGCGCCCGGGCCCGCCTCCCCCCGGCAGCCCCGGAGGGCCCTGGTCTCCTCGGAGTCTTACCTGCAGCGCCTGTCCGTGGCCTCCAGCGGCTCCCTCTGGCAGGAGATCCCGGTGGTGCGCAATAGCACCGTGCTGCTCTCCATGACCCACGAGGACCAAAAACTGCAGGAGGTAccgggcagggcaggggcggacTGGAGGGAAAGCAAAGGCTCTCATTTCCTGCTCGCTACCGCCACCGGCAGCAAGAGCAGGCTGTCCCCATCACAAACCCACCATGTGCTCCTGCACCACGGCAATCGCTCCTCTCcgctcctctctgctcctctccactcCGATGCGTCTGAACTGCTTTCTGAACCTTCCCGCTGGccctcctccccacttgcactcggcACGGGCCACTTCCTCCCACCTGTCACTATTTGGGCTCGTAGGAAGTGACTGTGCCTCTGAATTTGTTGGGAGGAGTGTGGAATTAATCCCTTCTCTGCTGCTTCAGTCTAGGCTAAAATTTCCCTCTTCAACCAGGGTTCCACACGACACTGGAGGTTTTCTCTTCAACCAAAGCACCTGCAGTGGCTCTTTTGCTGAGTCCTTTGTAACTGTCCTGTGGTCCACTGGTCTCCTAGAGGCTTTGGAATGACCATCAGTCGCAGCTCGGTCCTTAGACCCAGTGGCAAGGCTGTTCGGTGTTTATTACCGTTAATAGGTTTTACGTGGAGAACTGCTCTTAATAATCAATCTGAAATAGGGTTAGAACCTTTCTTCCCAGGAAGACAATATGGCACCATGGAAAGGCATCACGGAATCATGTTTGCGTATCTGGCTTCCGGAGTACATGACCTGGTTGTGAGCCCACTTCTCTGTTTGCTGGCTCTTTAACTTTGACCAGATTACTTGCTCTTTCTACCTCTCTGTATTGCCATTCGTAAGACTGGGTCACCAATAGTCAGTGGGAGAACCAAAAAAGATAAGTGCCCAATGCACAGTCACCCAAGAAATGTTTTCTACTGTACTTAAATTTCAAGTCAGGCCAACCTGGGTGTGAATCCTGGCttcaccatttactagctgtgtgactgcaAGTTCGATAACTTCACTAAATCTGTTTCCTCGCCTAAAACTCGAGGATACTGATGTCTTCCTTTCAGGGTGGCCATGTGGTTTAAATGAAATGTCCCTGTCTGGCTTTTAGTGTGAAGTCCGGTGCCTAGTTTGATACATATTACTGCCAGATTCTCCCTGTCtcagaggtgggaaggaggaaaatgTTGGCCAGAAGGACTTAGAGATAAGCAAATCAAACAGGGGCAGCTATAAATTGTTTAGGTTTTTTGAGGCTCAGGCTTGGGGCTCTTGTTCTGACCTCAACTTGTCAAGCATACAGAGGATATGTAGAAAGTCAGTGATCTGCCCAATACTTAAGGACCAAACACCAGGAGAGCGTTTGGACCCTGGCTCTCTCACCAACTCCAGCATACTGGGAAGCCCACCAGGGCTCCTGGGCCAGCCCTGGTCTCCGTTTCTGAGAAGAGAAGCCTCTGTGTTTATACGCACATAGTCCTTTCATAAAATAGCACTTCCGGGGTCTACGAAGTGCTTGCACCAACCCCATTTCTGGTGACTGGCACAACATCTTTGTGACATGGGGGTCACTGTACCTACACAAAAAGGCAAGAAGCTCTGAGGTTCAGTGAGGTTAAATGAGCCACTCCAAGTCCTATCGTCAGTTGAATGTTGGAACCAGGACTCAACCGTCATTACCAGGGTCATTACccaggtgtgtgcgtgtgtcttctttgccttttctgttctgttcGTGCATCTACCCCGAAGCTGCATGCTTGGATGAAGAGCAGGGGTGGCCCAGCACGAGGACAGGGCCGTGAGCCATTGCGCCCCCTGCTGGAAAGTCCACACAAGTTCTCACGTGCTGGCCCTTCTCCATTAAACCTCAACAGCACCAACTCGTTCTCAAATATCCTCCTTGCGCCCGTGTTTCCCCAAACCTCAAATCACCTTCATCCCCTAAATCTGTTCCTCTTTCAAAGTCCTGTGGCTCAGAGAGTGAGTCCATCCGCCATTCGTTCAGCTTCCAAACTCCAAAGCTGACACATTAGCTGTGACTCCGTCTGCTCTTCCAGCCCCCGTTTCTAGCAAAGAACCAAGTTCTTCCGAATCTGCCTCCTCAAAAGTTACGAAACTGGCCTACCTCTCCCATCCCCGTGGCCATTCAGGCTTCCATCTGTCACCCGGAATTACTACGACAGCTTCCTAACGTGACACCCCTGCCCCTTCGGCTCTTTTCTCCATGCCGTGCTCAGAAATAGCCTTTACAGAAACCAAATCTGATCAGGTTATTTCCCTACATAAAGCCTCTTTTAACCTTCCCGTTGTCTTAAGTCCAAACCGTTTTACCTTGTTTACGGAATCCTCCAGACGACACCCCATTTACCTCTCCGGCTCCAGCTCCTGCCACTCCTTTAGTATAAATACTTAGTTCCCCAAATCACTCCGTTTATTTAAGCTTCTTGAAagtatctttttctcttctaccttTAGGGGCTTGTACACATTCTTCCCTCGGCCTCAaatgctctgtccctgtcctccTGATACCAGGTTAGGCTCTGATGTGACTGCAAGCTATCGGAGAGggtctgcccccttccctgctctgcccctcgAACATTATGCAGTGGCTAGCAAATGCCAGGGACTCCAGaacgattttattttattttattttattttattttattttattttattttattttattttattttattttatgttattttatgttattttatgttattttatgtttgtttttttatgttattttaatgtttatttattcttgagagagagaaagagcaagcctgagccggggaggggcagagagagaaggggacagaggatctgaagccggctccgtgctgacagcagtgagcccgacgtggggctcaaacccacaaaccatgaggtcatgacctgagctgaagtcggacgctcatccggccgagccacccaggtgcccctcggtgACTATTTTTAATCAATCTCCTCTCCTACCCTCCAGGCCAAATTCGAGCTGATCGTGTCAGAGGCCTCATACCTGCGCAGTCTGCATGTGGCAGTGGACCATTTCCAGCTTTCCGCCCCACTGCGGGCCACCCTTACCAACCAAGAATACCAGTGGCTCTTCTCTCGTTTACAGGACGTGCGTGAAGTCAGCACCACGTGAGATTCCTCTTGTCCCAAACTCAGCCTCGGTGTCTCTAGCCTGTAAACTGTcagttgggttttcttttctctcagaagCCCTCTCCTTGCTCTCCCTCCATGATTCCCAGCGCTGTGGGAATAGGGAGAGCAAAGAAGGGGAGAAGGTATGCGGGTGGGTAGATCCGTTAACGGGTAAACAGAGGAATGAGAGATGCTTCCCAGGTTGAGGGGATGCACTGGAGGTGGGATATGGGCAACAGGTGAAGATCAGAGAGCCGGAGCAGAAccaaaagaagaataagaaatggAATATAAGGAGCAGAGGGTTAGATCGGGGCAAACTAGGGATTGCCTTGGAGAGAACGCTAGAGCACGGCAGGGGCACCGAGCTAAGGACAGTCAGTAGAAGTTACCGCCTAACAGGAAGAAGGAGTCACAAACTCAAGGTGTAGGAGGAGTCCGTCAGCTGCTCACCTGAGGCCCCCAAGTCTCATGAGACGTGTGTGAATACCGTACAGGTTCCTTTCAGACCTGGAGGAGAACTTCGAGAACAACATCTTCACCTTCCAAGTGTGCGATGTGGTCCTGAACCACGCCCCCAACTTCCGCCGGGTCTACCTGCCTTACGTCACCAACCAGACCTACCAGGAACGCACCTTCCAAGTCCTGCTGTGAGACCTGATCCCTATTCAGTCCCCACGCGAGCCCTGCAGTGACCTTGCTGCACTAAAACCCCCGGACCCCAATCCCGAGCAGCATCCCAAGAGCCCATGTTTCTTGTGCCTGCTCTGTGATCCCAACCCCAAAGCACCTTCCAGGTCAGACGCCCTCAGCCGTCACATGTGGGCGCCCCCACCATAGACATTCCACTGCATCTCTACCCCCTGTGCCTCCGCTGTGTCCCCAGTCCTTCCCACGGCCCTCCTCACTGGAGGCTCGCTGCCCACGCAGGAACAGCAACAGCAGCTTCCGGGAGGTTCTGGAGAAGCTGGAGAGCGATCCTGTCTGCCAGCGCCTTTCCCTCAAGTCCTTCCTGATCCTGCCTTTCCAGCGCATCACCCGTCTCAAACTGCTGCTTCAGGTACAgcatgttcccccccccccccccccggccgccaCCCTGTCCCCCAGACCTCTTCCTTCCACCCAAAAGAGATGATCTCCGGGAGCCCCAGGGCCCGGGACCATGCAtgcttctgcccctcttccacaccCTGTGGACCACATGAGCAGCCTTCTTCTGCCCACCGCCCTCACCATTCTCCCTCAGGGTGAATTTGCTGCAAAAATTTGGTTCCTAGACTTCAGTAGCTTACCCAcaattctctcttcctgttttcccGTCCCTTCTTTCCATCTGGCTCCTGCTTACTGTTTGTCCTACAGAACATTCTGAAGAGAACACAGCCTGGATCTTCAGAGGAAGCGGAAGCCACCAAGGCACATCATGCCTTGGAGGAGGTAAGCAGCCACCACCCCCACTCAGACGCCCAGGATTGTCCTTCACAGAGAATTCTGCACAGGCCCGTGACTCCAGAGAGCAGGGGTCCCTGCTCATGGGATCGCTCAGCCACCTCACTGTACCCACCAAACCTCCAGacacccgccccctccccccagcctccttcccacaCTGAGGATGCTCTACACCAAGGGGCCATGCTGTCACTGCCACCAGCCCCAGATTAAATCTTACGTCCACTCCGCCCCGGAATGGCGTCAGGTCATACAAAATATACCCGAGGCCTAGAACTGCCATTTGGTGCTGCCCTCACACCATTCCAGCCTGCTAGAAAAGACGGAGGCCGTCGCAACCAACTTCCAGATTTCTTGCAGAAGACTCAAAGATCAAAGCCTCTAACACAGtgctcttcctctttcctcaacCTACCCACGGTTCAGCTGATCCGAGACTGCAACAACAATGTCCAGAGGATGCGCCGGACAGAGGAGCTCATCTACCTGAGCCAGAAGATTGAGTTTGAGTGCAAAGTGAGTTggtcccctgcacccccaccctgcctgggAAGCCGCCACAGGCCAGCCTCTAGCGTAGAACCATCTTGCTCGCGCCGTCCCGGTCTCTGCCCTTACTGCTGTGTGTCTTCTATTCTGGCCTATTTCTGGGACACCCAAATGCCTACTTCAGTCTCTGTGGTATGTTGTTAATTGAAAAGGGAAAGACACAGAGCTGTGCGTACCGTAGCATATTACTGTGGGTACAGATCTGTGCATGCATTTGCTTGTGTCTACGTGGAGACAGGCtggtgctcgcttcggcagcacatatactacgTGGAGACAGGCTGGAAGGGACACATGAGAAAGGTAGGACAGGGGTTACCTGAGGGGGAGAATGTGCATTTGGGAATGGGACAGGTGAGGGAGAACCTATCAGTGTAAGCCTTGATGACAATAACATTTGGTACTTAAATCAGTCAATATTTGATCAAGTCTTCATCTAATCTAACCAACGCAATGTGAAATGGATTCCAAATATAGGGCCAAAATCTCCCatcaaaatacaaatgtaaaataagCATTCCACATTCAGATTCCACCTCAGAACAGGTCCCATCCTCATTTCCCTCGAAGAGAGGGGAATCCTTTATCCCCATATTAATTGTATTGCAGCACCCCTGTCTTTACCCAACTTCCAACTCCGAGCAGACCCCGCCTACTTCTCCTTATCCCTATTCCCACATATGGCTCCAGCTGCTCCTGTTATGTCTCTGGTTATAatcagagaaagaacaaatgtcAGAACTGCACAAATCCTTTAACTTCTAAGACACGCAGCATACGGTTCCCTGCCGTGTTCCTTCACATGCCTCGACTGGGGTCATCCAGTTCTCCTTCAGTTCAGGCTTCTAGGGCTGGGCTTTGTCACATAGTCACTGTCCTGGGTTGGAGCGTAGGCACCTGCTGTTTGCCGGATGGGTGGACATGGGGGCCACACAGTAGACAGTGGTAGGTAGAGGGCTCTGGGAGGAGCAGTCTAAGTGGATGGGTGATGAACAGGAAGGATGGTGTGGAAGAGGGTGTCAGTGGCAGAAGCCACGAGGAAGAGGCATGGTGAGGAGGGCGGGACCAAGGAAGCCTCTCCCTTGCCCTGTCTGTGACGCGCTGCCTtttctgtcctcccctccctgtAGATATTCCCGCTCATATCGCAGTCACGCTGGCTGGTGAAGAGTGGAGAGCTGACGGCCCTCGAGTTCAGTCTCTCCCCAGGGCCGCGAAGGAAACTGAACACGCGTCCAGTTCACTTGCATCTCTTCAACGACTGTCTGTTGCTGTCTCGGCCCCGAGAGTCAGTGACTAGAACGGGAGGGAAAGGGGATGGGGCCAGAGGGCAGGACTAAAAGGGACAGTAAAGGGTCGTGTTCCTGGGGGAGCCCTTCTCAGTGGCTCAACCCATGGAGTGCAGGTCATGggctagagaagagaaagaaaggtccGAAGCAAAAAAGGGGATCCCACCAAATTACGTCACAAGATCACGTGGCAGGGCCTGAACTATGTTGTAGACATGGAGCAAAATGTAGCAAATGAGCTGCTCGCATTCTCAAATTAGCTTGTTTGGGCTAGACTCAGCCTACTAGTCTAGAGGTTCTTAGCCAATTCCAGATCCTAACTCTTTGGTCTTAAGGGCTTTAGAAAATTTGTATTGATTTGATCTCTTCAACTCTTTAAAGTGGTGAAGTATTCATTGTACTAGACATGTGGTTTCCCAGCTCTGTGACAAATCCCTGGGGACTCTGGAGCCACCATCTTGGGAGCAAGGTAGCACCATCTCGTGGTTTTTATGAGGATTTGCAAGCTGCAAAGGACAGGGATTTTGAATCCAAAGGTATGATGGTGGATGAAGCATAACAACTGTAGAATCAAGTTGAAAAGCCTCGTATTTTGCAGGGGTAGCCGGTTCCTGGTGTTCGACCATGCTCCCTTCTCCTCCATCCGAGGGGAAAAGTGTGAAATGAAGCTACACGGACCTCACAAAAACCTCTTCCGGCTCTTCCTGCTGCACAACGCACAGGGCACCCAGACTGAGTTCCTcttcagcacagagacccagtGAGATGGGGCTGGGCGGAGGAgtcggggggagggaggaagggaggacagcCTGGGAAGAAAGTGGGGCTGAGGCAGAAACTGTGTCCAGAGGACAGCCGCAGCACGATCTAGCCCATTCCGGACTGAGAGCATCCGAGGAGAAATCCAAACCCAAACTCTGAGCTAATAGACGACTTGCAGGAGACGGGGTGGGAAGGGGTACAGAGTTGCTGCCGATGTTTAGCATCTATTTTCTGCTCTTCAGTCAAGAAGGACAAAGTGAGCGAGACAACAGAGAAGAGACGGGCTGGTATGGAGTAACTAAAGAATTGAATTACTGACGTCCACGAGTCATGTGTATAAGCCAGAAACTCTTCAGTGCCGAAGGCTGGTGGACACTTTGTGACTAAGACAAGCACTGGGGTGTCTTtagctttcctccctcccactttcCAACCCAGGCCTCTGTTGAGCAGAAATCCATAGTGTTGACAACTGTGATTTGCTCATGtttttagtaataataacaataataataataatatacactattatatattataatatgttatatattttataatatatcatattatataattacattattataataatataatacacacacatacattttggggagtattaaaaataaaacctataaaatgTAGTAACAGTGCCTAAAACAATGAACAAACTATAAGCTCATAGCTGTTGCTGCTGTTACAAGAGATACAAGAAGCCTCTCCCTTTAAAGGTTTGACATGATGCCAAACGGTCTGAGGATCGATCCCTATGTTGTAGATACTTTTCCGTTTTGTCTCTTGGAAGACATCTCCGGGTAGGATCGACCTTACCCGTCTTCACTTATGGAATAGAGGGGCTGGTACAGGGGTTTGTATGCAAACTGTGACCACAGTCAGGTAGCCAGATACAGACTCCTGTTCTTTGTTTAGTATTTGGGGCAGCCTCTTCCTGGAATAGAAATAGTGTCAGCTCTCAATTACTCCAGCGTTTTTGGAAGCAGAGGCTAAGATAATGCAAAATCCTTCAGATGATTACAAAATCAGCTTGGGTTGTATTGcacgaccaaaaaaaaaaaaaaaaatagcacagatATCTCCCCGATCTAATTgtgattacaaaatatttttcatctctgaagTATTTggtggaagggaggtggggagtaGAGTGTAGAGAATTCTGCAGAGTGACAGTGGGGATCTAAACTAAGATGGACATCTTGCTTATTACAAAATGGAAAATCTCATGTGTCTAATTGACAGCTGACATTATGTCCCCACTTGAAAGATATGCCATTAAGAGGGTAAGcctggaaagagaaggagaaaaataaagggtgacaaaacacatgaacacacaGTTGGAGATCTTCTATTTCCAACCAAGCAAAGTCCCATTGACTTTTGTGCTTGATGTCATTGAACTAAACAATGCTTTGAACTGGCCAAGTCTTTCCCACAGTCATTTCCCTACCCCATCCTTGGCCTTTGTCCTCTACCCCAGAGCTACAGCTGAAGCAGCTGaccctgctttgttttctcagaAGTGAAAAGCTTCGATGGATCTCAGCCTTGGCCATGCCCAGAGAGGAGTTGGACCTTCTAGAGTGTTATGGTGAGTGAGGGtataaaaggcagagaaaaatggcAGGGCCAGAAGTCACCTTTGGATGCAGGACTTTAGGAGGCTGGGTGGTAACTCTGAGAACCTTCCACTTATTGCTTTTATCCAGAATTTCAGAGTGGAAGTCTGGCCATTGGAGCTTAAGCAGCTGAGATGATCCACCTAAGACTACTCACCACTATGACACCACCTCCTCTGCCGTGTATCTTCTCCCTTGGGCCataatttgctctttttaaatatgtgtcCCTGTAAATCTATCCTGCGATTATTCTGCCTAGATTTTACCTGCCTGAACGTCTTGGGGAAATAGGGAGAAATAGGATGGTTGGAGTAGGAGT
This sequence is a window from Prionailurus bengalensis isolate Pbe53 chromosome A2, Fcat_Pben_1.1_paternal_pri, whole genome shotgun sequence. Protein-coding genes within it:
- the ARHGEF5 gene encoding rho guanine nucleotide exchange factor 5 yields the protein MTSFPKEASAGAETNQEDAAGETWGTPEHPEVAPQSPEDGRTRTRAPAEPGACPAQDEHLDMVPVSSELGGRVEMEFRPELTSLIWGTERAEEKGETFPDTSARPRFGPAWEEHLSETNQPRGSVRQGEELRSLGAREGQGRGALEGLEEQGLAEVGFQDGGTVREGGHVGEQEQLAEPEKGTEGEHGQSQEQTPGGVMLAKQRERTRLCGELEGLRYGEEERKPRGQRGLQQGEEGRRALGGTEEGSVDAPYEENQSLVGKSGRVTGRQEGQGLQGQVMQGEGQVEEAGSSEEEPGSWVGDPLWGEGRQESTREGEAHDGVSTLALVAPEVSSPCDLFLDACYPMTSTPGTQKEPRAEELSPTALGPTLEPGGWSCQPVSLPGSFPAGESPDQEAAQDSQQEGSEPGKGTVFGVGTEMASASTSGTPPRTPDSAPSSSAEVSPSTTTSSSASSPLASPRREPSLAARSLETSRASVWTNRASHCGALETPAAALHGFPSAEAAVEISTSSSWASPQSPPSHPTGAVQHLRSNSFPGSHRTEPTPDLLGISLSFSHSELPQRPPKPAVSGSVIPRRDRKGGRDHRIIPESPSSLSTLGQDSQEFTSNPEMSSSPHSSHPWGSPHTSAFSPGPPAYGSSPPLVSVDTRIHEPLPPPTPEKRHVQPSMVERDSHLHAGVSTLKRCAHPLPLAPGLGLHGPPKGPLPPVPDPLVARQHRPLPSIPDTPHPPQTSFSRKLRYNKPLPPTPDLSQSHHPVSFSSARIYRPLPPVPIMDPPTEPPPLPPKSRGRSRSTQGGLTNSGGQGKPRPVFQEWTVSTPHSVGRTSWPPAMGRSTDSLASTSRNKSEVSPGMAFSNMATLLSPSSPTTPWNLELQGPASEPGPSEESEAPGRGSSRRTAPQGGANGLRRLDRGQARQSDKLSHPHLEKASSWPHRRDPGRPPEGGSGQVADPGEGSSKHKGWNRQGLRRPSILPEGSSETKGPAVEKSPGSSDTIVFREKKPKEVLAGFSRRCSKLVNSSHLLYQEYSDVVLNKEIQSQQRLDSLGEAPGPASPRQPRRALVSSESYLQRLSVASSGSLWQEIPVVRNSTVLLSMTHEDQKLQEAKFELIVSEASYLRSLHVAVDHFQLSAPLRATLTNQEYQWLFSRLQDVREVSTTFLSDLEENFENNIFTFQVCDVVLNHAPNFRRVYLPYVTNQTYQERTFQVLLNSNSSFREVLEKLESDPVCQRLSLKSFLILPFQRITRLKLLLQNILKRTQPGSSEEAEATKAHHALEELIRDCNNNVQRMRRTEELIYLSQKIEFECKIFPLISQSRWLVKSGELTALEFSLSPGPRRKLNTRPVHLHLFNDCLLLSRPREGSRFLVFDHAPFSSIRGEKCEMKLHGPHKNLFRLFLLHNAQGTQTEFLFSTETQSEKLRWISALAMPREELDLLECYDSPQVQCLRAYKPRENDELALEKADVVMVTQQSSDGWLEGVRLSDGERGWFPVQQVEFISNPEVRARNLKEAHRVKTAKLQLVEQQT